The following proteins are encoded in a genomic region of Fusarium oxysporum f. sp. lycopersici 4287 chromosome 1, whole genome shotgun sequence:
- a CDS encoding hypothetical protein (At least one base has a quality score < 10), with product MASSTTNPPAAPDPFDLGIHTPANLNRGARAALLQNSPAAVNGTIGVSPGPRRMAQTPSSPLNASTIAAATEGAERASPSSTFEQQPVSIIKSANDLARERVEEYNAKLMVFQAFCAKFEEAAQQFTTGPQRRFAQQFADSFLDSWKRELSSAGPTIPKPTYSSVAAASPRTDRDRLTHRQQQQHGRRQTDPPHRQGQQTTIAPPRQDLRVFIRLEAGAPARAHSSYAIRTLIQEKLSAVSSKIRQVFQVRSGWAVLTADPETRDFLVEKQAEWAAELGATTVETNKEWFTYVVSDFPTRLTDFHGKEVDSDSIVRDEIEIQTGLKPVDIRPSRQFSDSPLTKTLLVSFLKPTKRFWSLFGSSAARLIDKTDRPRQCETCWGYHFARNCHRQPVCQRCGKTGHIIDNCTAPEQCINCLGPHQANFHKCPARPKRVHGVLRRLTKEQRGHVRTVGAEAYRQRHLAQQPESHLEAQQSDDIASHEQPSIRGPSPAASGAPSCIMVATSPHAGYEAEEEPEHPRPGSPRKRRIVLITRPLDQE from the coding sequence atggcttcgtctacGACGAACCCGCCCGCTGCTCCGGACCCCTTCGATTTAGGGATCCACACTCCCGCCAATCTGAACCGAGGAGCCCGTGCAGCCCTCTTACAGAACAGCCCTGCGGCCGTGAACGGCACCATTGGTGTTTCACCCGGTCCCAGGCGGATGGCtcagacaccatcctcaccacttAATGCCTCTACCATTGCTGCAGCTACGGAAGGAGCTGAGCGCGCCAGCCCCTCATCGACCTTTGAACAGCAACCAGTCTCTATCATTAAATCAGCCAATGATCTCGCGCGCGAACGCGTAGAGGAGTACAATGCCAAACTTATGGTATTCCAGGCCTTCTGCGCCAAGTTCGAAGAAGCCGCACAACAATTCACTACCGGACCGCAACGACGTTTCGCTCAACAGTTTGCCGACAGCTTCCTTGACTCCTGGAAACGAGAGCTCTCCAGTGCCGGACCTACCATCCCCAAGCCTACTTACAGCAGCGTAGCCGCTGCCTCGCCTCGCACTGACCGTGACCGTCTAACCcacagacaacaacaacaacatggacgCCGACAAACAGATccacctcatcgccaagggcaacaaaCGACTATCGCCCCACCCCGACAAGACCTCCGCGTCTTCATCCGTCTAGAAGCCGGGGCTCCGGCCAGAGCCCACAGTAGCTATGCAATCCGAACCCTGATCCAGGAAAAACTCAGCGCCGTCTCAAGCAAGATTCGACAGGTTTTCCAGGTCAGATCGGGATGGGCCGTCCTGACTGCCGACCCTGAGACACGCGACTTTCTCGTagagaagcaggctgagtggGCGGCTGAACTGGGAGCTACGACAGTAGAAACGAACAAGGAATGGTTCACCTATGTAGTCTCAGACTTTCCCACAAGACTGACTGACTTTCACGGTAAAGAGGTGGATAGTGATAGTATTGTCCGTGATGAGATAGAAATCCAGACGGGGCTTAAGCCTGTTGATATACGTCCTTCGCGACAATTCTCGGACAGCCCCTTGACCAAGACTCTACTTGTATCGTTTCTGAAGCCCACAAAGAGATTCTGGTCGCTCTTTGGCAGCAGCGCGGCGAGACTGATTGACAAAACCGACCGACCCAGACAATGTGAGACGTGTTGGGGCTACCACTTTGCGCGCAACTGTCATAGACAGCCAGTTTGCCAACGTTGTGGTAAGACTGGCCACATTATAGACAACTGCACTGCACCAGAACAGTGCATCAACTGCTTAGGCCCTCACCAAGCCAACTTTCATAAGTGCCCAGCTCGGCCAAAGAGAGTGCACGGCGTGCTCCGCCGACTCACCAAAGAGCAACGAGGACATGTCCGGACCGTTGGCGCGGAGGCATACCGACAACGACACCTGGCACAACAACCAGAGTCGCATCTGGAAGCCCAACAAAGCGACGACATCGCATCACACGAACAGCCGAGCATTCGTGGCCCAAGTCCAGCGGCATCAGGAGCACCCTCgtgcatcatggtggccaCAAGCCCTCATGCGGGCTACGAAGCGGAGGAGGAGCCCGAGCATCCCCGACCAGGCTCACCGCGAAAACGGCGCATAGTTCTCATCACTCGTCCTCTTGACCAGGAATAG